One stretch of Streptomyces sp. NBC_00443 DNA includes these proteins:
- a CDS encoding HU family DNA-binding protein has protein sequence MNRSELVAALADRAEVTRKDADAVLAAFAETVGEVVAKGDEKVTIPGFLTFERTHRAARTARNPQTGDPIQIPAGYSVKVSAGSKLKEAAKGK, from the coding sequence ATGAACCGCAGTGAGCTGGTGGCCGCGCTGGCCGACCGTGCCGAGGTGACCCGCAAGGACGCCGACGCCGTGCTGGCCGCGTTCGCCGAGACCGTCGGCGAGGTCGTCGCCAAGGGCGACGAGAAGGTCACCATCCCTGGCTTCCTGACCTTCGAGCGCACCCACCGTGCCGCTCGCACCGCGCGCAACCCGCAGACCGGCGACCCGATCCAGATCCCGGCCGGCTACAGCGTGAAGGTCTCCGCGGGCTCCAAGCTCAAGGAAGCCGCGAAGGGCAAGTGA
- the murA gene encoding UDP-N-acetylglucosamine 1-carboxyvinyltransferase, whose amino-acid sequence MTVNDDVLLVHGGTPLEGEIRVRGAKNLVPKAMVAALLGSAPSRLRNVPDIRDVRVVRGLLQLHGVTVRPGEEPGELVMDPSHVESANVADIDAHAGSSRIPILLCGPLLHRIGHAFIPGLGGCDIGGRPIDFHFEVLRQFGATIEKRADGQYLEAPQRLRGTKIRLPYPSVGATEQVLLTAVLAEGVTELSNAAVEPEIEDLICVLQKMGAIIAMDTDRTIRITGVDALGGYTHRALPDRLEAASWASAALATEGNIYVRGALQRSMMTFLNTYRKVGGAFEIDDEGIRFWHPGGQLKSIALETDVHPGFQTDWQQPLVVALTQATGLSIIHETVYESRLGFTSALNQMGAHIQLYRECLGSSACRFGQRNFLHSAVVSGPTKLQGADLVIPDLRGGFSYLIAALAAQGTSRVHGIDLINRGYENFMEKLVELGAKVELPGKALG is encoded by the coding sequence ATGACCGTCAACGACGATGTCCTGCTTGTCCACGGCGGAACCCCGCTGGAGGGCGAGATCCGTGTCCGCGGTGCGAAGAACCTCGTACCGAAGGCCATGGTCGCCGCCCTGCTGGGCAGCGCGCCGAGCCGACTGCGCAACGTACCCGACATCCGGGACGTCCGGGTCGTACGCGGTCTGCTGCAACTGCACGGGGTCACGGTCCGTCCGGGTGAGGAACCCGGCGAGTTGGTGATGGACCCCTCTCACGTCGAGAGCGCGAACGTCGCTGACATCGATGCCCACGCGGGTTCGAGCCGCATCCCGATCCTCCTCTGCGGCCCGCTCCTGCACCGCATCGGGCACGCGTTCATCCCCGGCCTCGGCGGCTGCGACATCGGCGGCCGGCCCATCGACTTCCACTTCGAGGTGCTGCGGCAGTTCGGCGCGACCATCGAGAAGCGGGCGGACGGGCAGTACCTGGAGGCTCCGCAGCGGCTGCGCGGCACGAAGATCCGGCTGCCGTACCCGTCCGTGGGTGCGACCGAACAGGTGCTGCTGACGGCGGTGCTCGCGGAGGGCGTCACGGAGCTGTCCAACGCGGCCGTGGAGCCCGAGATCGAGGACCTCATCTGCGTTCTGCAGAAGATGGGCGCCATCATCGCGATGGACACCGACCGCACGATCCGCATCACCGGTGTGGACGCGCTCGGCGGCTACACCCACCGCGCCCTCCCGGACCGCCTGGAGGCGGCCTCCTGGGCGTCCGCGGCGCTCGCGACCGAGGGCAACATCTACGTCCGTGGCGCCCTGCAGCGCTCGATGATGACGTTCCTCAACACCTACCGGAAGGTGGGCGGTGCCTTCGAGATCGACGACGAGGGCATCCGGTTCTGGCACCCCGGCGGCCAGTTGAAGTCCATCGCCCTCGAGACGGACGTGCACCCCGGCTTCCAGACGGACTGGCAGCAGCCGCTGGTGGTGGCCCTGACGCAGGCGACCGGACTGTCCATCATCCACGAGACGGTCTACGAGTCCCGGCTCGGCTTCACCTCCGCGCTGAACCAGATGGGCGCCCACATCCAGCTCTACCGCGAGTGCCTCGGCAGCTCCGCCTGCCGCTTCGGCCAGCGCAACTTCCTGCACTCCGCGGTCGTCTCCGGCCCCACCAAGCTCCAGGGCGCCGACCTGGTCATCCCCGACCTCCGCGGCGGCTTCTCCTACCTCATCGCGGCCCTGGCGGCCCAGGGCACGTCCCGGGTGCACGGCATCGACCTCATCAACCGCGGCTACGAGAACTTCATGGAGAAGCTGGTCGAGCTGGGCGCGAAGGTGGAGTTGCCCGGCAAGGCCCTCGGCTGA
- a CDS encoding YqgE/AlgH family protein, with protein MTEVSSLTGRLLVATPALADPNFDRAVVLLLDHDEEGSLGVVLNRPTPVDVGDILEGWADLAGEPGVVFQGGPVSLDSALGVAVIPGDADGESAPLGWRRVHGAIGLVDLEAPPELLASAVGSLRIFAGYAGWGPGQLEDELVEGAWYVVESEPGDVSSPSPERLWREVLRRQRNELAMVATYPDDPSLN; from the coding sequence ATGACCGAGGTGTCCTCGCTCACAGGGCGGCTGCTCGTGGCCACGCCCGCCCTGGCGGACCCGAACTTCGACCGCGCGGTGGTGCTCCTTCTCGACCACGACGAGGAGGGCTCCCTCGGTGTCGTGCTCAACCGTCCGACGCCCGTGGACGTGGGTGACATCCTGGAGGGCTGGGCGGACCTCGCCGGCGAACCCGGCGTCGTCTTCCAGGGCGGCCCGGTGTCCCTGGACTCCGCGCTCGGTGTCGCCGTCATCCCCGGCGACGCGGACGGCGAGAGCGCCCCGCTGGGCTGGCGCCGGGTGCACGGCGCCATCGGGCTCGTGGACCTGGAGGCGCCGCCGGAGCTGCTCGCCTCGGCCGTGGGCAGCCTGAGGATCTTCGCCGGGTACGCCGGCTGGGGGCCCGGCCAGCTGGAGGACGAGCTGGTGGAGGGCGCCTGGTACGTCGTCGAGTCCGAGCCCGGGGACGTATCCTCGCCGTCGCCGGAAAGACTCTGGCGCGAGGTCCTGCGCAGGCAGCGCAACGAGCTCGCGATGGTGGCCACGTATCCGGACGACCCTTCGCTCAACTGA
- a CDS encoding DUF3039 domain-containing protein, which produces MSTLEPERGTGTGTLVEPTPQTSHGDGDHERFAHYVQKDKIMASALDGTPVVALCGKVWVPGRDPKKYPVCPMCKEIYESMGAGGDKGKDGDKK; this is translated from the coding sequence ATGAGCACTCTCGAGCCCGAGCGCGGGACTGGTACGGGAACCCTCGTAGAGCCGACGCCGCAGACGTCCCACGGCGACGGCGACCACGAGCGCTTCGCCCACTATGTCCAGAAGGACAAGATCATGGCGAGCGCCCTCGACGGGACTCCCGTCGTGGCGCTCTGCGGCAAGGTGTGGGTGCCCGGCCGCGACCCGAAGAAGTACCCGGTGTGTCCCATGTGCAAGGAGATCTACGAGTCCATGGGCGCCGGCGGCGACAAGGGCAAGGACGGCGACAAGAAGTAG
- a CDS encoding extracellular solute-binding protein has translation MNARKPSVRFLGATALAAATLIVSACAPQTSTNSSSDKDEKTGTLRVWLFQEVGNKPKEKVVDSVVTAFEKAHEGTEVDVEYIPIETRAQRVKAAFNDPKSAPDVMEYGNTDTAGYVKDGGLLDVTEEFGDWTEAKDTDPTAKQSVTVEGKIYGAPFYVGVRALYYRTDVFEELGLEAPKTMDELAETARKIRAAKPELYGLVVGGAYTYGAMPFVWANGGELATGKGGSYASAIDSAAAQKGIKAYTSLFSDDNCPAAKCAGMGGNDTITAFAAGKAGMAIGGDFSHTAVEAGKAKGKYAVVPLPGVKAGSIAPAFAGGNNIGVLKSTSHRTLAVDLMEQLASKKTQTSMFEAMGFLPTFSDVRQQVAAEEPYVKPFAQTLSAGTKFVPASPAWAQIDSSLVLPTMLQEVISGKKDVAAAAGEAATKMDAAFGSAG, from the coding sequence ATGAACGCCAGGAAGCCGTCCGTCCGTTTCCTTGGGGCCACCGCTCTCGCGGCCGCCACCCTGATCGTCTCCGCCTGCGCCCCGCAGACGTCCACCAACTCCTCCTCCGACAAGGACGAGAAGACCGGCACCCTGCGGGTCTGGCTCTTCCAGGAAGTCGGCAACAAGCCGAAGGAGAAGGTCGTCGACTCCGTCGTCACCGCCTTCGAGAAGGCCCACGAGGGCACGGAGGTCGACGTCGAGTACATACCGATCGAGACCCGCGCCCAGCGCGTCAAGGCCGCCTTCAACGACCCGAAGTCCGCGCCCGACGTCATGGAGTACGGCAACACCGACACCGCCGGCTATGTGAAGGACGGCGGACTCCTCGACGTCACCGAGGAGTTCGGCGACTGGACCGAAGCGAAGGACACCGACCCCACGGCCAAGCAGTCCGTCACCGTGGAAGGCAAGATCTACGGTGCGCCCTTCTACGTCGGAGTCCGCGCCCTGTACTACCGCACGGACGTCTTCGAGGAGCTCGGCCTCGAAGCGCCGAAGACCATGGACGAGTTGGCCGAGACGGCCCGCAAGATCCGCGCCGCGAAGCCCGAGCTGTACGGGCTCGTGGTGGGCGGGGCGTACACGTACGGCGCGATGCCGTTCGTGTGGGCCAACGGCGGCGAACTCGCCACCGGCAAGGGCGGCTCGTACGCCTCCGCCATCGACAGCGCGGCGGCCCAGAAGGGCATCAAGGCGTACACGTCCCTGTTCAGCGACGACAACTGTCCCGCCGCCAAGTGCGCCGGCATGGGCGGCAACGACACGATCACCGCGTTCGCTGCGGGCAAGGCGGGCATGGCGATCGGCGGCGACTTCAGCCACACGGCCGTGGAGGCCGGGAAGGCGAAGGGCAAGTACGCGGTCGTGCCGCTGCCGGGCGTGAAGGCCGGTTCCATCGCGCCGGCGTTCGCGGGCGGCAACAACATCGGCGTCCTGAAGAGTACCTCGCACCGCACGCTGGCCGTCGACCTCATGGAGCAGCTGGCCTCGAAGAAGACGCAGACCTCGATGTTCGAGGCGATGGGCTTCCTGCCCACCTTCTCGGACGTACGGCAGCAGGTCGCCGCCGAGGAGCCGTACGTCAAGCCCTTCGCGCAGACCCTGTCCGCCGGCACCAAGTTCGTTCCCGCGTCGCCCGCGTGGGCGCAGATCGACTCCTCGCTGGTGCTGCCGACCATGCTCCAGGAGGTCATCAGCGGCAAGAAGGACGTGGCGGCGGCTGCGGGGGAGGCGGCCACGAAGATGGACGCCGCGTTCGGCTCCGCCGGGTGA
- a CDS encoding carbohydrate ABC transporter permease, producing MRVVGGSSRPRGGSRKSNTAPRPLGRAGARRRKGWTPWLYLAPALVVLGGLLVYPIYQLGLISFFEYTQAQVSGGESTTFQGFGNYSELFSDSQFWQVLLATVVFAAACVVSTLAVGCALAVLLTRVRAVPRLALMLAALGAWATPAITGSTVWLLLFDPDFGPVNRILGLGDHSWTYGRFSAFFLVLLEVVWCSFPFVMVTVYAGIRSVPAEVLEAAALDGASQWRIWRSVLAPMLRPILVVVTIQSVIWDFKVFTQIYVMTNGGGIAGQNLVLNVYAYQKAFASSQYSLGSAIGIVMLLILLAVTLVYLRLLRRQGEEL from the coding sequence GTGCGGGTGGTCGGGGGTTCCTCGCGCCCACGCGGCGGTAGCCGCAAATCCAACACAGCCCCGCGCCCCCTGGGGCGTGCTGGAGCGCGGCGTCGAAAGGGCTGGACCCCCTGGCTGTACCTTGCCCCCGCCCTCGTCGTTCTCGGTGGGCTGCTCGTCTATCCCATCTATCAGCTTGGGCTGATCTCGTTCTTCGAGTACACGCAGGCGCAGGTCAGTGGCGGGGAGTCCACCACATTCCAGGGGTTCGGCAACTACTCGGAGCTGTTCTCGGACTCCCAGTTCTGGCAGGTGCTGCTGGCCACGGTCGTGTTCGCGGCGGCGTGTGTCGTGTCGACGCTCGCCGTCGGGTGTGCGCTCGCCGTGCTGCTCACGCGCGTGCGTGCCGTGCCGCGGCTCGCGTTGATGCTGGCGGCGCTGGGGGCGTGGGCGACGCCGGCCATCACCGGGTCGACCGTGTGGCTGTTGCTGTTCGACCCGGACTTCGGGCCGGTGAACCGCATCCTGGGGCTCGGCGACCACTCGTGGACGTACGGGCGTTTCAGTGCCTTCTTCCTCGTCCTGCTCGAAGTGGTCTGGTGCTCCTTCCCGTTCGTGATGGTGACGGTGTACGCCGGTATCCGCTCCGTACCGGCCGAGGTGCTGGAGGCCGCCGCGCTGGACGGTGCCTCGCAGTGGCGGATCTGGCGTTCGGTGCTGGCGCCGATGCTGCGGCCGATCCTCGTGGTCGTGACCATCCAGTCGGTCATCTGGGACTTCAAGGTCTTCACCCAGATCTATGTCATGACGAACGGCGGCGGCATCGCGGGCCAGAACCTCGTGCTGAACGTGTACGCGTACCAAAAGGCCTTCGCGTCCTCGCAGTACAGCCTGGGCTCGGCGATCGGCATCGTGATGCTGCTGATCCTGCTGGCGGTGACGCTGGTGTATCTGCGGCTGCTGCGCAGACAGGGGGAGGAACTGTGA
- a CDS encoding carbohydrate ABC transporter permease has product MKSVGSGPFVRRPWRLLAEVSALLIAVVVAFPLYWMVLSAFKPAGEIESSEPRPWTLAPSLDSFRRVFEQNEFGRYFLNSLVVACTVVLVSALIAFLAATAVTRFRFRFRTTLLIMFLVAQMVPVEALTIPLFFLMRDFGQLNTLGSLILPHIAFSLPFAIWMLRGFVKAVPEALEEAAYIDGASRSRFLWQILFPLVFPGLVATSVFSFISAWNDFLFAKSFIISDTSQSTLPMALLVFYKPDEPDWGGVMAASTVMTIPVLIFFVLVQRRLVSGLGGAVKD; this is encoded by the coding sequence GTGAAGTCCGTGGGTTCCGGGCCCTTCGTACGGCGGCCCTGGCGGCTGCTCGCGGAGGTGTCCGCGCTGCTGATCGCCGTCGTGGTGGCCTTCCCGCTGTACTGGATGGTACTCAGCGCCTTCAAACCGGCCGGGGAGATCGAGTCCAGCGAGCCGCGGCCCTGGACGCTGGCCCCTTCCCTGGATTCCTTCCGGCGGGTGTTCGAGCAGAACGAATTCGGCCGCTACTTCCTCAACAGCCTTGTCGTGGCGTGCACGGTCGTGCTCGTCTCGGCGTTGATCGCGTTTCTCGCGGCGACCGCGGTGACACGCTTCCGCTTCCGCTTCCGGACCACCCTGCTGATCATGTTTCTGGTGGCCCAGATGGTGCCGGTGGAGGCCCTGACGATCCCCCTGTTCTTCCTCATGCGGGACTTCGGCCAGCTGAACACGCTCGGCTCGCTGATCCTGCCGCACATCGCCTTCTCGCTGCCGTTCGCGATCTGGATGCTGCGGGGGTTTGTGAAGGCGGTTCCCGAGGCGCTGGAGGAGGCCGCGTACATCGACGGGGCGAGCCGGTCGCGATTCCTGTGGCAGATCCTTTTCCCGCTGGTCTTCCCGGGGCTCGTGGCCACGAGCGTGTTCTCCTTCATCTCGGCCTGGAACGACTTCCTGTTCGCCAAGTCCTTCATCATCAGCGACACTTCGCAGTCGACCCTCCCGATGGCCCTGCTCGTCTTCTACAAGCCCGACGAGCCGGACTGGGGCGGCGTCATGGCGGCGTCGACGGTGATGACGATTCCGGTGCTGATCTTCTTCGTGCTCGTGCAGCGACGGCTGGTGTCGGGGCTGGGCGGAGCGGTAAAGGACTGA
- a CDS encoding beta-N-acetylhexosaminidase, protein MTELIPAPGQVTGRGSRFFELGPATRVAAGEGTEGTERWLRATLGAATGLPLAPGREDEDDVIRLSIDPLVTKDLGEEGYRLAVTPEAVQLAGGGPAGLFWGAQTLRQLLGPDAHRRAPLPGRQWQLQEIQVQDAPRFHWRGLMLDVSRHFMPKDGVLRYLDLMAAHKLNVFHFHLTDDQGWRVEIRKYPRLTEVGSWRTRTKFGHRASPLWDDRPHGGHYTQDDIREIVAYAAERHITVVPEIDVPGHSQAAIAAYPELGNTDVIDTSALTVWDTWGINPNVLAPTDNTLRFYEGVFEELLELFPSEFIHVGGDECLKDQWRQSPTAQERIRELGLKDEDELQAWFIGHFDKWLAARGRRLIGWDEILEGGLAEGAAVSSWRGYAGGIAAARAGHDVVMCPEQQVYLDHRQDGGADEPVPIGYVRTLEDVYRFEPVPAELTPDEARHVLGTQANVWTEVMEDPARVDYQTFPRLAAFAEVAWSSLPAPAERDFADFERRMTAHYGRLDALGVAYRPSAGPRPWQRRPGVLGRPIDGPPPNR, encoded by the coding sequence GTGACTGAACTGATTCCAGCGCCGGGCCAGGTGACGGGCCGAGGCTCGCGCTTCTTCGAACTGGGCCCGGCGACAAGGGTGGCCGCGGGCGAAGGCACCGAAGGGACGGAACGCTGGCTGCGCGCCACGCTGGGTGCCGCCACCGGCCTGCCGCTGGCGCCAGGGCGGGAGGACGAGGACGACGTCATCCGCCTGTCCATCGACCCGCTGGTCACCAAGGACCTGGGCGAAGAGGGCTACCGCCTCGCCGTCACACCCGAAGCCGTCCAGCTCGCGGGCGGCGGCCCCGCCGGTCTCTTCTGGGGCGCCCAGACGCTACGGCAACTGCTCGGCCCCGACGCCCACCGCCGGGCCCCGCTGCCCGGCCGGCAGTGGCAGCTGCAGGAGATCCAGGTCCAGGACGCCCCCCGATTCCACTGGCGCGGCCTCATGCTCGACGTCTCCCGGCACTTCATGCCCAAGGACGGCGTCCTGCGTTACCTCGACCTGATGGCCGCCCACAAACTCAACGTCTTCCACTTCCATCTGACGGACGACCAGGGCTGGCGCGTCGAGATCAGGAAGTACCCCCGGCTCACCGAGGTCGGCTCCTGGCGGACGCGTACCAAATTCGGCCACCGGGCCTCCCCGCTGTGGGACGACAGGCCGCACGGTGGCCACTACACCCAGGACGACATCCGCGAGATCGTCGCGTACGCCGCCGAGCGGCATATCACCGTCGTCCCCGAAATCGACGTACCCGGCCACTCGCAGGCCGCGATCGCCGCGTACCCGGAACTCGGCAACACCGACGTCATCGACACCTCCGCACTCACCGTCTGGGACACCTGGGGGATCAATCCGAACGTACTCGCCCCCACTGACAACACCCTGCGCTTCTACGAGGGGGTGTTCGAGGAACTCCTGGAGCTGTTCCCCTCCGAGTTCATTCATGTCGGGGGTGACGAATGCCTCAAGGACCAGTGGCGGCAGTCACCGACCGCGCAGGAGCGCATCAGGGAACTCGGGCTGAAGGACGAGGACGAGCTCCAGGCCTGGTTCATCGGCCACTTCGACAAGTGGCTGGCCGCGCGCGGGCGCAGGCTGATCGGCTGGGACGAGATCCTGGAGGGCGGGCTTGCGGAGGGCGCGGCCGTGTCGTCCTGGCGCGGGTACGCGGGCGGCATCGCGGCGGCCCGCGCGGGCCACGACGTCGTCATGTGCCCCGAGCAGCAGGTGTACCTGGACCACCGTCAGGACGGGGGCGCCGACGAGCCGGTGCCGATCGGGTACGTCCGCACCCTGGAGGACGTCTATCGGTTCGAGCCCGTTCCCGCGGAGTTGACGCCGGACGAGGCCCGGCATGTGCTCGGCACACAGGCCAACGTGTGGACCGAGGTGATGGAGGACCCCGCGCGCGTGGACTACCAGACCTTCCCGCGCCTCGCCGCCTTCGCTGAGGTCGCCTGGAGCAGCCTCCCGGCCCCGGCGGAACGGGACTTCGCCGACTTCGAGCGGCGGATGACCGCCCACTACGGGCGACTTGACGCCCTGGGAGTCGCGTACCGCCCGTCGGCCGGCCCGCGGCCGTGGCAGCGGCGCCCCGGGGTCCTCGGCCGCCCGATCGACGGCCCGCCCCCGAACAGGTAA
- a CDS encoding FAD binding domain-containing protein, with translation MTTHAPQAAQSVTLPTTLDEAVTALAAMPAAVPVAGGTDLMAAVNSGQLRPAALVGLGKISEIRGWQYQDGHALLGAGLTHARMGRPDFAALIPALAAAARAAGPPQIRNAGTLGGNIASASPTGDALPVLAALEATLVIAGPGGARREIPVSHLLAGMEMLRAGELIGYVRVPLLHAPQVFLKATGRTGPGRAMASVAVVLDPARRGIRCAVGAIAPMPLRPLDAEHWVSQLIDWDNNRAIVPEALNAFGEYVSAACIPDPTPAEDGSVPQHPPAVLHLRRTVAALARRALGRALS, from the coding sequence TTGACCACGCACGCACCGCAGGCGGCGCAGTCCGTCACGCTGCCCACGACGCTGGACGAGGCCGTGACGGCACTGGCCGCCATGCCCGCCGCCGTGCCCGTCGCGGGCGGCACCGACCTCATGGCCGCCGTCAACTCCGGGCAGCTCAGGCCCGCCGCGCTGGTCGGCCTCGGCAAGATCAGCGAGATCCGCGGCTGGCAGTACCAGGACGGACACGCCCTGCTGGGAGCGGGCCTCACGCACGCGCGTATGGGCCGCCCCGACTTCGCCGCCCTGATCCCGGCGCTCGCCGCCGCCGCGCGTGCCGCGGGCCCGCCGCAGATCCGCAACGCGGGCACCCTGGGCGGCAACATCGCCTCGGCCTCCCCGACCGGTGACGCCCTGCCGGTCCTCGCCGCACTCGAAGCGACCCTGGTCATCGCGGGCCCGGGCGGAGCCCGCCGGGAGATCCCGGTGTCGCACCTGCTGGCCGGCATGGAGATGCTGCGCGCCGGCGAACTCATCGGCTACGTGCGCGTGCCGCTGCTGCACGCCCCGCAGGTCTTCCTCAAGGCCACCGGCCGCACCGGCCCGGGGCGCGCCATGGCGTCCGTCGCCGTCGTCCTCGACCCCGCCCGGCGCGGCATCAGGTGCGCGGTGGGCGCCATAGCGCCGATGCCGCTCAGGCCGCTGGACGCCGAGCACTGGGTCTCCCAGCTGATCGACTGGGACAACAACCGCGCGATCGTCCCCGAGGCGCTGAACGCCTTCGGCGAGTACGTCTCCGCGGCCTGCATCCCGGACCCGACGCCGGCCGAGGACGGCTCCGTACCGCAGCATCCGCCCGCCGTACTGCACCTGCGGCGCACCGTCGCCGCGCTGGCCCGACGAGCACTGGGGAGGGCGCTGTCGTGA
- a CDS encoding 2Fe-2S iron-sulfur cluster-binding protein, translating into MTDDQHGESTPRGTGRWDPLPQGDYDDGATAFVKLPEGGIDALLASSDSPLAARGHGYVPPQITVTPGSGADPAAPGGWPLAGVPDGNAQWPDPNAVPQDGGTGQFQYNPGATQQWNFSETAAGQDAVAGPRHDVTGQWSIPVADGDLPDESGEFTTSSLVEQWGGTPPATLPGGASAPWATQPTGQPWAPHADAAAATGEAVEAGPAAGHPTGAGHVPGRPGDPGAYSGDQHGERPGAHLQGQRTGGAPDFGAEPPAQDSAESASEAPQAASGPADPATDTRGSAEAAEGPAEASAASAPAEGGHSDAEAAQEPEQAADSDDAPAPSGEEHPLASYVLRVNGADRPVSDAWIGESLLYVLRERLGLAGAKDGCSQGECGACNVQVDGRLVASCLVPAVTAAGSEVRTVEGLAADGQPSDVQRALARCGAVQCGFCVPGMAMTVHDLLEGNPAPSELETRQALCGNLCRCSGYRGVVEAVKEVVAEREAHSAADDAERDGDEPRIPHQAGPGAGGVHRSAFEAPGAMGPHDQAYGQDGGQA; encoded by the coding sequence GTGACCGACGACCAGCACGGAGAAAGCACGCCCCGGGGCACGGGCCGCTGGGACCCGCTGCCCCAGGGCGACTACGACGACGGCGCCACCGCCTTCGTCAAACTCCCCGAAGGGGGCATCGACGCCCTCCTGGCCTCCTCCGACAGCCCGCTCGCCGCGCGCGGCCACGGCTATGTGCCGCCGCAGATAACGGTCACGCCGGGATCGGGCGCGGACCCGGCCGCCCCGGGCGGCTGGCCGCTCGCGGGTGTGCCCGACGGCAACGCCCAGTGGCCCGACCCCAACGCCGTACCGCAGGACGGGGGCACCGGCCAGTTCCAGTACAACCCCGGGGCCACCCAGCAGTGGAACTTCTCGGAGACCGCCGCAGGCCAGGACGCCGTAGCCGGGCCCCGGCACGACGTCACCGGGCAGTGGTCGATCCCTGTCGCCGACGGTGACCTTCCGGACGAATCGGGCGAGTTCACCACGTCGTCGCTTGTCGAGCAGTGGGGCGGCACGCCTCCGGCCACGCTGCCGGGCGGCGCGTCCGCGCCGTGGGCGACGCAGCCGACCGGGCAGCCGTGGGCACCGCACGCCGATGCCGCTGCGGCGACCGGGGAAGCGGTGGAAGCCGGGCCCGCGGCCGGGCACCCGACGGGCGCCGGGCACGTGCCCGGGCGACCGGGGGACCCCGGGGCGTACTCCGGCGACCAGCACGGCGAGCGGCCTGGCGCGCACCTGCAGGGCCAGCGCACCGGCGGCGCACCCGACTTCGGCGCCGAGCCGCCCGCCCAGGACTCCGCCGAAAGCGCTTCAGAGGCCCCCCAGGCCGCTTCCGGGCCCGCCGACCCCGCCACGGACACCCGGGGCTCCGCAGAGGCCGCAGAGGGCCCGGCAGAGGCTTCCGCCGCGTCCGCGCCGGCCGAGGGGGGCCACTCCGACGCCGAGGCCGCGCAGGAGCCCGAGCAGGCCGCCGACTCCGACGACGCACCGGCCCCCTCCGGCGAGGAACACCCCCTCGCCTCCTACGTGCTGCGCGTCAACGGCGCCGACCGGCCCGTCTCGGACGCCTGGATCGGCGAGTCGCTGCTCTACGTGCTGCGTGAGCGGCTCGGCCTCGCGGGCGCCAAGGACGGCTGCTCGCAGGGCGAGTGCGGGGCGTGCAACGTACAGGTCGACGGACGGCTCGTGGCGTCCTGCCTGGTGCCCGCCGTCACCGCCGCCGGCAGCGAGGTCCGTACCGTCGAGGGCCTGGCCGCCGACGGGCAGCCCTCCGACGTGCAGCGCGCGCTCGCGCGGTGCGGCGCGGTGCAGTGCGGCTTCTGCGTGCCCGGCATGGCGATGACCGTGCACGACCTCCTGGAGGGCAACCCGGCCCCGAGCGAGCTGGAGACCCGCCAGGCGCTGTGCGGCAACCTGTGCCGCTGCTCCGGCTACCGGGGCGTGGTGGAGGCCGTCAAGGAGGTCGTCGCGGAACGCGAGGCGCACTCGGCGGCCGACGACGCCGAACGGGACGGCGACGAGCCGCGTATCCCTCATCAGGCAGGCCCGGGAGCCGGCGGCGTCCACCGCTCGGCCTTCGAGGCCCCCGGTGCCATGGGACCGCATGACCAGGCGTACGGCCAGGACGGAGGCCAGGCGTGA